A genomic segment from Acyrthosiphon pisum isolate AL4f chromosome A3, pea_aphid_22Mar2018_4r6ur, whole genome shotgun sequence encodes:
- the LOC100167654 gene encoding cell division cycle protein 27 homolog isoform X2 — MIQFHLHRMFYKMMTLWQHLKQKKTAPSPPVVSPAAIWHCLNHYAYSDAIFLAERLCAEFDSDESIFLLATCYYRSGKPSQAYTILSGKKIVSEKCKFLLARCCVDLHKLSEAETVLTGNVGDLISSSSCSSFIETIISDYGDSSPFALQLISHIWWRSERSHLAAEACRKALYLNPFLWQSFQDLCDRGVKPDPEPTKIFKVDNLDNFNKCLGSNSHVNSTPLSTYNLSYESVNTFNSTPAQKMVNMSVPSSNSSISSGIQPFTPDMNNAKAIFVRPIGRKVKVINENAYSPLTPSFGVFPLENSDNLSVCSSQSMVLVPSATLNETNDQKFISKRSSKPVFSQSGNTSNINNLGTQQITMPSSPMSHVVRRSSRIITNNCSVKENTKSPNKKFASPKSATRKIKSGLIPKKSVFADITERHPKERGVVEVETLTLAQQALNLQKKTTEGLLSLLRDIGIAYLQLSKFNCKKAIQLFQSLPPRQYKTGFVLSMIGKAYCEQSDYLQSIKYFSEVKEHEPYRDTLMELYSTSLWHQQKEVALSALAQDMTALDRNSSSTWCVVGNCFSLQKEHQTAIKYFQRAIQVNPDFPYAYALLGNEYLVTEELEKAITCFQKAVKLDPRHYKSWYGIGAIYQKQERYELAEMHYKRALRINHSSALIMCHIAVVQNSMDKPDQALHTLHIALTLEPKHPMCKYQRAQIYSKLGKLPEALYELEELKEIVPKESLVYFLTGKVHKKLGNIHLALMNFNRATDLDPKGASNQIKEAIDPTNNQSPLDDSVALCQNGDGKIFLRRSGDGDVS, encoded by the exons ATGATACAGTTCCATCTACATCGAATGTTTTACAAGATGATGACATTATGGCAACActtgaaacagaaaaaaacagcTCCAAGTCCACCAGTTGTTTCTCCG gCTGCAATTTGGCATTGTTTAAATCATTATGCTTATTCAGATGCAATATTTCTTGCAGAACGATTATGTGCAGaat ttgattcAGATGAAAGCATCTTTTTACTGGCTACCTGTTATTATCGATCGGGTAAACCATCTCAAGCGTATACAATTCTGagtggaaaaaaaatagtgtcagaaaaatgcaaatttttatTAGCCCGTTGCTGTGTTGATCTTCACAA GTTGTCTGAAGCGGAAACTGTGTTAACTGGTAATGTAGGTGATTTAATATCATCTTCATCGTGTTCATCATTTATCGAAACCATAATTTCTGATTATGGCGACAGTTCTCCATTTGCTTTGCAACTGATAAGTCACATTTGGTGGCGTTCTGAGAGATCACATTTAGCTGCTGAGGCCTGTCGGAAGGCTCTCTATTTAAATCCTTTTTTGTGGCAATCATTCCAAGACTTATGCGACAGAGGTGTTAAACCTGATCCTGAACccactaaaatatttaag gtggACAATTTAGACAACTTTAATAAATGTCTAGGTTCAAATTCTCATGTCAATTCAACACCTTTATCAACATATAATCTTTCATATGAAtcagtaaatacatttaatag CACACCAGCTCAAAAAATGGTCAACATGTCTGTACCTAGTAGTAATAGTTCAATATCCAGTGGTATACAGCCATTTACACCGGATATGAATAATGCTAAAGCAATATTTGTTCGACCAATAGGGAGAAAAGTAAAAGTGATTAATGAAAATGCTTACAGCCCATTGACACCAAG ttttggAGTATTCCCTCTAGAAAATTCAGATAACTTGTCTGTTTGTTCGTCCCAATCAATGGTTTTAGTTCCTTCAGCTACATTAAATGAAACTAATGATCAGAAATTCATATCAAAAAGA agTTCTAAACCAGTATTTAGTCAGTCAGGGAATACaagtaatattaacaatttggGAACTCAACAAATAACTATGCCTTCAAGTCCAATGTCACATGTTGTAAGACGTAGTAGTCGAATAATCACCAACAATTGTTCGGTTAag gAAAATACTAAGAgtccaaataaaaaatttgctaGCCCAAAATCAGCCAcacgtaaaataaaaagtggATTGATACCCAAAAAGTCAGTTTTTGCTGATATAACTGAAAGACATCCAAAAGAGCGTGGAGTAGTTGAAGTAGAAACATTGACACTTGCTCAACAAGctcttaatttacaaaaaaaaactacag aaggaCTTTTGTCATTACTTAGAGATATTGGAATTGCGTATTTGCAATTgtcaaaatttaattgtaaaaaggCAATTCAACTATTTCAAAGTTTACCGCCACGACAGTATAAAACTGGTTTTGTATTGTCAATGATTGGCAAAGCATATTGTGAACAGTCTGATTATTTACAATCAATAaa ATATTTTAGCGAAGTGAAAGAGCATGAACCATATAGGGATACATTAATGGAACTTTATAGTACATCTTTATGGCATCAACAGAAAGAGGTTGCTTTGTCTGCTCTAGCACAAGACATGACTGCTTTAGATAGAAATTCTTCATCTACATGGTGTGTTGTTGGTAATTGCTTTTCCTTGCAAAAAGAACACCAAactgcaataaaatattttcaaagagcTATACAA gtGAATCCAGATTTTCCATATGCATATGCACTTTTAGGTAATGAGTATTTAGTCACTGAAGAATTGGAAAAAGCTATTACTTGTTTCCAGAAAGCTGTCAAATTAGATCCAAGACATTACAAATCTTG GTATGGAATTGGTGCTATTTATCAAAAACAGGAACGGTATGAATTAGCTGAAATGCATTATAAGCGAGCTCTTAGAATAAATCATAGTAGCGCTTTAATCATGTGTCATATTGCTGTT GTACAAAATAGTATGGACAAACCTGACCAAGCGTTACATACTTTACATATTGCTTTAACATTAGAACCTAAACATCCAATGTGTAAATATCAACGAGCACAAATTTATTCTAAACTCGGTAAATTACCAGAAGCACTGTATGAGTTGGAAGAATTGAAAGAAATTGTGCCAAAGGAATCTCTAGTCTATTTTTTAACTGGAAAA gtacataaaaaactAGGCAACATACACTTGGCATTAATGAACTTTAATAGAGCAACTGACTTAGATCCAAAAGGGGCCAGTAATCAAATTAAAGAAGCAATAGATCCGACAAATAACCAATCCCCATTGGATGATTCAG
- the LOC100167654 gene encoding cell division cycle protein 27 homolog isoform X1: protein MIQFHLHRMFYKMMTLWQHLKQKKTAPSPPVVSPAAIWHCLNHYAYSDAIFLAERLCAEFDSDESIFLLATCYYRSGKPSQAYTILSGKKIVSEKCKFLLARCCVDLHKLSEAETVLTGNVGDLISSSSCSSFIETIISDYGDSSPFALQLISHIWWRSERSHLAAEACRKALYLNPFLWQSFQDLCDRGVKPDPEPTKIFKVDNLDNFNKCLGSNSHVNSTPLSTYNLSYESVNTFNSSTPAQKMVNMSVPSSNSSISSGIQPFTPDMNNAKAIFVRPIGRKVKVINENAYSPLTPSFGVFPLENSDNLSVCSSQSMVLVPSATLNETNDQKFISKRSSKPVFSQSGNTSNINNLGTQQITMPSSPMSHVVRRSSRIITNNCSVKENTKSPNKKFASPKSATRKIKSGLIPKKSVFADITERHPKERGVVEVETLTLAQQALNLQKKTTEGLLSLLRDIGIAYLQLSKFNCKKAIQLFQSLPPRQYKTGFVLSMIGKAYCEQSDYLQSIKYFSEVKEHEPYRDTLMELYSTSLWHQQKEVALSALAQDMTALDRNSSSTWCVVGNCFSLQKEHQTAIKYFQRAIQVNPDFPYAYALLGNEYLVTEELEKAITCFQKAVKLDPRHYKSWYGIGAIYQKQERYELAEMHYKRALRINHSSALIMCHIAVVQNSMDKPDQALHTLHIALTLEPKHPMCKYQRAQIYSKLGKLPEALYELEELKEIVPKESLVYFLTGKVHKKLGNIHLALMNFNRATDLDPKGASNQIKEAIDPTNNQSPLDDSVALCQNGDGKIFLRRSGDGDVS, encoded by the exons ATGATACAGTTCCATCTACATCGAATGTTTTACAAGATGATGACATTATGGCAACActtgaaacagaaaaaaacagcTCCAAGTCCACCAGTTGTTTCTCCG gCTGCAATTTGGCATTGTTTAAATCATTATGCTTATTCAGATGCAATATTTCTTGCAGAACGATTATGTGCAGaat ttgattcAGATGAAAGCATCTTTTTACTGGCTACCTGTTATTATCGATCGGGTAAACCATCTCAAGCGTATACAATTCTGagtggaaaaaaaatagtgtcagaaaaatgcaaatttttatTAGCCCGTTGCTGTGTTGATCTTCACAA GTTGTCTGAAGCGGAAACTGTGTTAACTGGTAATGTAGGTGATTTAATATCATCTTCATCGTGTTCATCATTTATCGAAACCATAATTTCTGATTATGGCGACAGTTCTCCATTTGCTTTGCAACTGATAAGTCACATTTGGTGGCGTTCTGAGAGATCACATTTAGCTGCTGAGGCCTGTCGGAAGGCTCTCTATTTAAATCCTTTTTTGTGGCAATCATTCCAAGACTTATGCGACAGAGGTGTTAAACCTGATCCTGAACccactaaaatatttaag gtggACAATTTAGACAACTTTAATAAATGTCTAGGTTCAAATTCTCATGTCAATTCAACACCTTTATCAACATATAATCTTTCATATGAAtcagtaaatacatttaatag TAGCACACCAGCTCAAAAAATGGTCAACATGTCTGTACCTAGTAGTAATAGTTCAATATCCAGTGGTATACAGCCATTTACACCGGATATGAATAATGCTAAAGCAATATTTGTTCGACCAATAGGGAGAAAAGTAAAAGTGATTAATGAAAATGCTTACAGCCCATTGACACCAAG ttttggAGTATTCCCTCTAGAAAATTCAGATAACTTGTCTGTTTGTTCGTCCCAATCAATGGTTTTAGTTCCTTCAGCTACATTAAATGAAACTAATGATCAGAAATTCATATCAAAAAGA agTTCTAAACCAGTATTTAGTCAGTCAGGGAATACaagtaatattaacaatttggGAACTCAACAAATAACTATGCCTTCAAGTCCAATGTCACATGTTGTAAGACGTAGTAGTCGAATAATCACCAACAATTGTTCGGTTAag gAAAATACTAAGAgtccaaataaaaaatttgctaGCCCAAAATCAGCCAcacgtaaaataaaaagtggATTGATACCCAAAAAGTCAGTTTTTGCTGATATAACTGAAAGACATCCAAAAGAGCGTGGAGTAGTTGAAGTAGAAACATTGACACTTGCTCAACAAGctcttaatttacaaaaaaaaactacag aaggaCTTTTGTCATTACTTAGAGATATTGGAATTGCGTATTTGCAATTgtcaaaatttaattgtaaaaaggCAATTCAACTATTTCAAAGTTTACCGCCACGACAGTATAAAACTGGTTTTGTATTGTCAATGATTGGCAAAGCATATTGTGAACAGTCTGATTATTTACAATCAATAaa ATATTTTAGCGAAGTGAAAGAGCATGAACCATATAGGGATACATTAATGGAACTTTATAGTACATCTTTATGGCATCAACAGAAAGAGGTTGCTTTGTCTGCTCTAGCACAAGACATGACTGCTTTAGATAGAAATTCTTCATCTACATGGTGTGTTGTTGGTAATTGCTTTTCCTTGCAAAAAGAACACCAAactgcaataaaatattttcaaagagcTATACAA gtGAATCCAGATTTTCCATATGCATATGCACTTTTAGGTAATGAGTATTTAGTCACTGAAGAATTGGAAAAAGCTATTACTTGTTTCCAGAAAGCTGTCAAATTAGATCCAAGACATTACAAATCTTG GTATGGAATTGGTGCTATTTATCAAAAACAGGAACGGTATGAATTAGCTGAAATGCATTATAAGCGAGCTCTTAGAATAAATCATAGTAGCGCTTTAATCATGTGTCATATTGCTGTT GTACAAAATAGTATGGACAAACCTGACCAAGCGTTACATACTTTACATATTGCTTTAACATTAGAACCTAAACATCCAATGTGTAAATATCAACGAGCACAAATTTATTCTAAACTCGGTAAATTACCAGAAGCACTGTATGAGTTGGAAGAATTGAAAGAAATTGTGCCAAAGGAATCTCTAGTCTATTTTTTAACTGGAAAA gtacataaaaaactAGGCAACATACACTTGGCATTAATGAACTTTAATAGAGCAACTGACTTAGATCCAAAAGGGGCCAGTAATCAAATTAAAGAAGCAATAGATCCGACAAATAACCAATCCCCATTGGATGATTCAG
- the LOC100167654 gene encoding cell division cycle protein 27 homolog isoform X3, which translates to MIQFHLHRMFYKMMTLWQHLKQKKTAPSPPVVSPAAIWHCLNHYAYSDAIFLAERLCAEFDSDESIFLLATCYYRSGKPSQAYTILSGKKIVSEKCKFLLARCCVDLHKLSEAETVLTGNVGDLISSSSCSSFIETIISDYGDSSPFALQLISHIWWRSERSHLAAEACRKALYLNPFLWQSFQDLCDRGVKPDPEPTKIFKVDNLDNFNKCLGSNSHVNSTPLSTYNLSYESVNTFNSSTPAQKMVNMSVPSSNSSISSGIQPFTPDMNNAKAIFVRPIGRKVKVINENAYSPLTPSFGVFPLENSDNLSVCSSQSMVLVPSATLNETNDQKFISKRSSKPVFSQSGNTSNINNLGTQQITMPSSPMSHVVRRSSRIITNNCSVKENTKSPNKKFASPKSATRKIKSGLIPKKSVFADITERHPKERGVVEVETLTLAQQALNLQKKTTEGLLSLLRDIGIAYLQLSKFNCKKAIQLFQSLPPRQYKTGFVLSMIGKAYCEQSDYLQSIKYFSEVKEHEPYRDTLMELYSTSLWHQQKEVALSALAQDMTALDRNSSSTWCVVGNCFSLQKEHQTAIKYFQRAIQVNPDFPYAYALLGNEYLVTEELEKAITCFQKAVKLDPRHYKSWYGIGAIYQKQERYELAEMHYKRALRINHSSALIMCHIAVVQNSMDKPDQALHTLHIALTLEPKHPMCKYQRAQIYSKLGKLPEALYELEELKEIVPKESLVYFLTGKVHKKLGNIHLALMNFNRATDLDPKGASNQIKEAIDPTNNQSPLDDSDDKTFDPKAAGSWS; encoded by the exons ATGATACAGTTCCATCTACATCGAATGTTTTACAAGATGATGACATTATGGCAACActtgaaacagaaaaaaacagcTCCAAGTCCACCAGTTGTTTCTCCG gCTGCAATTTGGCATTGTTTAAATCATTATGCTTATTCAGATGCAATATTTCTTGCAGAACGATTATGTGCAGaat ttgattcAGATGAAAGCATCTTTTTACTGGCTACCTGTTATTATCGATCGGGTAAACCATCTCAAGCGTATACAATTCTGagtggaaaaaaaatagtgtcagaaaaatgcaaatttttatTAGCCCGTTGCTGTGTTGATCTTCACAA GTTGTCTGAAGCGGAAACTGTGTTAACTGGTAATGTAGGTGATTTAATATCATCTTCATCGTGTTCATCATTTATCGAAACCATAATTTCTGATTATGGCGACAGTTCTCCATTTGCTTTGCAACTGATAAGTCACATTTGGTGGCGTTCTGAGAGATCACATTTAGCTGCTGAGGCCTGTCGGAAGGCTCTCTATTTAAATCCTTTTTTGTGGCAATCATTCCAAGACTTATGCGACAGAGGTGTTAAACCTGATCCTGAACccactaaaatatttaag gtggACAATTTAGACAACTTTAATAAATGTCTAGGTTCAAATTCTCATGTCAATTCAACACCTTTATCAACATATAATCTTTCATATGAAtcagtaaatacatttaatag TAGCACACCAGCTCAAAAAATGGTCAACATGTCTGTACCTAGTAGTAATAGTTCAATATCCAGTGGTATACAGCCATTTACACCGGATATGAATAATGCTAAAGCAATATTTGTTCGACCAATAGGGAGAAAAGTAAAAGTGATTAATGAAAATGCTTACAGCCCATTGACACCAAG ttttggAGTATTCCCTCTAGAAAATTCAGATAACTTGTCTGTTTGTTCGTCCCAATCAATGGTTTTAGTTCCTTCAGCTACATTAAATGAAACTAATGATCAGAAATTCATATCAAAAAGA agTTCTAAACCAGTATTTAGTCAGTCAGGGAATACaagtaatattaacaatttggGAACTCAACAAATAACTATGCCTTCAAGTCCAATGTCACATGTTGTAAGACGTAGTAGTCGAATAATCACCAACAATTGTTCGGTTAag gAAAATACTAAGAgtccaaataaaaaatttgctaGCCCAAAATCAGCCAcacgtaaaataaaaagtggATTGATACCCAAAAAGTCAGTTTTTGCTGATATAACTGAAAGACATCCAAAAGAGCGTGGAGTAGTTGAAGTAGAAACATTGACACTTGCTCAACAAGctcttaatttacaaaaaaaaactacag aaggaCTTTTGTCATTACTTAGAGATATTGGAATTGCGTATTTGCAATTgtcaaaatttaattgtaaaaaggCAATTCAACTATTTCAAAGTTTACCGCCACGACAGTATAAAACTGGTTTTGTATTGTCAATGATTGGCAAAGCATATTGTGAACAGTCTGATTATTTACAATCAATAaa ATATTTTAGCGAAGTGAAAGAGCATGAACCATATAGGGATACATTAATGGAACTTTATAGTACATCTTTATGGCATCAACAGAAAGAGGTTGCTTTGTCTGCTCTAGCACAAGACATGACTGCTTTAGATAGAAATTCTTCATCTACATGGTGTGTTGTTGGTAATTGCTTTTCCTTGCAAAAAGAACACCAAactgcaataaaatattttcaaagagcTATACAA gtGAATCCAGATTTTCCATATGCATATGCACTTTTAGGTAATGAGTATTTAGTCACTGAAGAATTGGAAAAAGCTATTACTTGTTTCCAGAAAGCTGTCAAATTAGATCCAAGACATTACAAATCTTG GTATGGAATTGGTGCTATTTATCAAAAACAGGAACGGTATGAATTAGCTGAAATGCATTATAAGCGAGCTCTTAGAATAAATCATAGTAGCGCTTTAATCATGTGTCATATTGCTGTT GTACAAAATAGTATGGACAAACCTGACCAAGCGTTACATACTTTACATATTGCTTTAACATTAGAACCTAAACATCCAATGTGTAAATATCAACGAGCACAAATTTATTCTAAACTCGGTAAATTACCAGAAGCACTGTATGAGTTGGAAGAATTGAAAGAAATTGTGCCAAAGGAATCTCTAGTCTATTTTTTAACTGGAAAA gtacataaaaaactAGGCAACATACACTTGGCATTAATGAACTTTAATAGAGCAACTGACTTAGATCCAAAAGGGGCCAGTAATCAAATTAAAGAAGCAATAGATCCGACAAATAACCAATCCCCATTGGATGATTCAG
- the LOC100167654 gene encoding cell division cycle protein 27 homolog isoform X4, producing MIQFHLHRMFYKMMTLWQHLKQKKTAPSPPVVSPAAIWHCLNHYAYSDAIFLAERLCAEFDSDESIFLLATCYYRSGKPSQAYTILSGKKIVSEKCKFLLARCCVDLHKLSEAETVLTGNVGDLISSSSCSSFIETIISDYGDSSPFALQLISHIWWRSERSHLAAEACRKALYLNPFLWQSFQDLCDRGVKPDPEPTKIFKVDNLDNFNKCLGSNSHVNSTPLSTYNLSYESVNTFNSSTPAQKMVNMSVPSSNSSISSGIQPFTPDMNNAKAIFVRPIGRKVKVINENAYSPLTPSFGVFPLENSDNLSVCSSQSMVLVPSATLNETNDQKFISKRSSKPVFSQSGNTSNINNLGTQQITMPSSPMSHVVRRSSRIITNNCSVKENTKSPNKKFASPKSATRKIKSGLIPKKSVFADITERHPKERGVVEVETLTLAQQALNLQKKTTEGLLSLLRDIGIAYLQLSKFNCKKAIQLFQSLPPRQYKTGFVLSMIGKAYCEQSDYLQSIKYFSEVKEHEPYRDTLMELYSTSLWHQQKEVALSALAQDMTALDRNSSSTWCVVGNCFSLQKEHQTAIKYFQRAIQVNPDFPYAYALLGNEYLVTEELEKAITCFQKAVKLDPRHYKSWYGIGAIYQKQERYELAEMHYKRALRINHSSALIMCHIAVVQNSMDKPDQALHTLHIALTLEPKHPMCKYQRAQIYSKLGKLPEALYELEELKEIVPKESLVYFLTGKVHKKLGNIHLALMNFNRATDLDPKGASNQIKEAIDPTNNQSPLDDSDDP from the exons ATGATACAGTTCCATCTACATCGAATGTTTTACAAGATGATGACATTATGGCAACActtgaaacagaaaaaaacagcTCCAAGTCCACCAGTTGTTTCTCCG gCTGCAATTTGGCATTGTTTAAATCATTATGCTTATTCAGATGCAATATTTCTTGCAGAACGATTATGTGCAGaat ttgattcAGATGAAAGCATCTTTTTACTGGCTACCTGTTATTATCGATCGGGTAAACCATCTCAAGCGTATACAATTCTGagtggaaaaaaaatagtgtcagaaaaatgcaaatttttatTAGCCCGTTGCTGTGTTGATCTTCACAA GTTGTCTGAAGCGGAAACTGTGTTAACTGGTAATGTAGGTGATTTAATATCATCTTCATCGTGTTCATCATTTATCGAAACCATAATTTCTGATTATGGCGACAGTTCTCCATTTGCTTTGCAACTGATAAGTCACATTTGGTGGCGTTCTGAGAGATCACATTTAGCTGCTGAGGCCTGTCGGAAGGCTCTCTATTTAAATCCTTTTTTGTGGCAATCATTCCAAGACTTATGCGACAGAGGTGTTAAACCTGATCCTGAACccactaaaatatttaag gtggACAATTTAGACAACTTTAATAAATGTCTAGGTTCAAATTCTCATGTCAATTCAACACCTTTATCAACATATAATCTTTCATATGAAtcagtaaatacatttaatag TAGCACACCAGCTCAAAAAATGGTCAACATGTCTGTACCTAGTAGTAATAGTTCAATATCCAGTGGTATACAGCCATTTACACCGGATATGAATAATGCTAAAGCAATATTTGTTCGACCAATAGGGAGAAAAGTAAAAGTGATTAATGAAAATGCTTACAGCCCATTGACACCAAG ttttggAGTATTCCCTCTAGAAAATTCAGATAACTTGTCTGTTTGTTCGTCCCAATCAATGGTTTTAGTTCCTTCAGCTACATTAAATGAAACTAATGATCAGAAATTCATATCAAAAAGA agTTCTAAACCAGTATTTAGTCAGTCAGGGAATACaagtaatattaacaatttggGAACTCAACAAATAACTATGCCTTCAAGTCCAATGTCACATGTTGTAAGACGTAGTAGTCGAATAATCACCAACAATTGTTCGGTTAag gAAAATACTAAGAgtccaaataaaaaatttgctaGCCCAAAATCAGCCAcacgtaaaataaaaagtggATTGATACCCAAAAAGTCAGTTTTTGCTGATATAACTGAAAGACATCCAAAAGAGCGTGGAGTAGTTGAAGTAGAAACATTGACACTTGCTCAACAAGctcttaatttacaaaaaaaaactacag aaggaCTTTTGTCATTACTTAGAGATATTGGAATTGCGTATTTGCAATTgtcaaaatttaattgtaaaaaggCAATTCAACTATTTCAAAGTTTACCGCCACGACAGTATAAAACTGGTTTTGTATTGTCAATGATTGGCAAAGCATATTGTGAACAGTCTGATTATTTACAATCAATAaa ATATTTTAGCGAAGTGAAAGAGCATGAACCATATAGGGATACATTAATGGAACTTTATAGTACATCTTTATGGCATCAACAGAAAGAGGTTGCTTTGTCTGCTCTAGCACAAGACATGACTGCTTTAGATAGAAATTCTTCATCTACATGGTGTGTTGTTGGTAATTGCTTTTCCTTGCAAAAAGAACACCAAactgcaataaaatattttcaaagagcTATACAA gtGAATCCAGATTTTCCATATGCATATGCACTTTTAGGTAATGAGTATTTAGTCACTGAAGAATTGGAAAAAGCTATTACTTGTTTCCAGAAAGCTGTCAAATTAGATCCAAGACATTACAAATCTTG GTATGGAATTGGTGCTATTTATCAAAAACAGGAACGGTATGAATTAGCTGAAATGCATTATAAGCGAGCTCTTAGAATAAATCATAGTAGCGCTTTAATCATGTGTCATATTGCTGTT GTACAAAATAGTATGGACAAACCTGACCAAGCGTTACATACTTTACATATTGCTTTAACATTAGAACCTAAACATCCAATGTGTAAATATCAACGAGCACAAATTTATTCTAAACTCGGTAAATTACCAGAAGCACTGTATGAGTTGGAAGAATTGAAAGAAATTGTGCCAAAGGAATCTCTAGTCTATTTTTTAACTGGAAAA gtacataaaaaactAGGCAACATACACTTGGCATTAATGAACTTTAATAGAGCAACTGACTTAGATCCAAAAGGGGCCAGTAATCAAATTAAAGAAGCAATAGATCCGACAAATAACCAATCCCCATTGGATGATTCAG